GAGGAGCCGTAGAGATCCCCTAGGCCCAAGCAAGCTAGGTCACCCAGCACACCCAGGTTCCAAGGGGCCCAGTCTCCCAAAACCATGGTGAGGTGAACTCGGGTCCTAACAGGGTCCATTTTAGCCTTAGGCTAAGATAGGAGGCACAGAGGAGTGGGGTTGGGGGCGCCAGGGCTAGAATTTCCCTTCCCTCAGAAACGTGGCAGAACTGGGGCCCTCTGGTATCTGACCTGCGTCCGCGGCGTCCCCCGGGCCCGGCGTGAGGATTGGCTCCCGTCCGGCTCCCAGCGGGGCCCCTGACACTCGTTTTCCTCCGGCTCCCTCTCCAGCTCTGCTCCGGGACGGGCGGGGCTGGGGCATAAAGAGGGGACGACGCGCCCCGGCTCTGAGGCGGGGCGAGGTAGGGTGGGACGGGCTAGGAGCCGGCCCGCCCGGGACCCACCGAGGTGCGCGGAGCGGCCCAGGCCGCGCAAGGTGAGACCACGCGGGCCCGCGGGGCTCAGGTGCCGGGAAGAAGTCCAGCTGTGCGGAGGGCTCGGCTAGCGTGGCCACGTGGGCGGGGGAAAGGGTACGTCTGCCTTTGCTGGTCTGCCCTGGGGCCCCGGAAGAGGGAGAGAGTGCGGGGGAAGAAGCTCCTCAAATCCTTTCCACACCATCGGGTCTTGGATTTAGGACCGAGAGGATCTGTCAATGCTCGCAGGCAGGGCAGGCGTCAAAGCAAGACATCTGTCGCACCCTCCCGGGGGTTCCCCGTGAGATCTCGGGGGTCTCTTCGTCCTGCGAGCCGCGCCTTCACCCCGCCAGACCCCGGACTGCGTCGCCGGGATTGCGCAGGAGCCGCCCGGGAGAGGAGGGGCATGGGGGTAGAAAGGAATCGGAGGCGGTGAGCGGAGCGGGCAGACACCGGGCAGTGAGGTCCTCGCGCACCCGCCTCTTCCCTGTCCGACgcctgggggtggagggcagcGCCGCAGAACCTCGGGTGCGTTCCAGTAAGGTTGAGAGCGACTTGGAatggggatggggggcagggaAGCCCGCCTGACCCGGTTTGTCCGGTTACAGCCTGGTCCTTAAGTGAGTTAGGAGAAGGGCGGGGGTTAGGAGGGAGCCCCACGGAGAGAAAGAGCGCGCGCTTTTGGTGACAGAACGTCCGGAGCCAgttccctccccacacacacccccgGGAGCGCTGAGTGTGAAGTTCGACCAGGAGGCGAACGGCGGGGACTGCCACGCTCGCTTTGTTCGGAAGAAGCGAAGGTAGGCAACAGTGGGCCCCTGTGGGTGGCGAGGATGCGGCCGTGGGGGGTGGCGCGCTTCGCGCAGGTTCGGAAGGGGCCTTGAAGGGGGCGCGCTTCCTGCATCCACCCAGACCAAGTTCAGATCAGGCGGAGGTTCTCCAGCGAGAATCCTTATCCTTACTCAGCTGGGGTCTGGGTAGTTTGACTTGCCTGATTCAATATTTCTGAGTTCCTTATCCACCTCACGGGGGAATCCTGTTCTAGTTGTTCGTCTAACGCCTCCTTTAATGCAACAGCAAagtaccttttcccttctctctctctctgtccctctctccctctctcctctctctgacaGGGATTCCTAACAGGGTCTGCCATATCCAGCCAGAGCTATAAACCTTTAATGAGGTCAGCCCTAACAAGAGAAATAAGCCATTACATTCCAGTAGCTGTGTATCACGAATCAGAGTTCTTGGCGACTCCAAGCATATCGCCCACTTCCCCTTCACAGAAAATCAGTAGTCCTTACTCTTCCTGTTCTTGCAGATGGGGGAGGTAGGCAGGAAGACATCAGGAAGAAGGTTCTGTTAAGCTACAAGAGAGTCCATGGAGCACTAATTAAGCACATAACCAACTTGGCTGAAGACTGAAGCTTACGCTAGGCTGAGTTTTCTTAATGATTGTAACTGTATCTCTATACACACATGGGAACACCACTGCATCCCGTGGTAGATAAGGATTGGATAGCTGTGTCTGAAATACAACTGGACATGACAAAAGGCTTCAATATTTGTAGGGaatccagaaaaggaaaaaggtgtCACTCTCCTTCCCAAGCTAGGTTGACGAAAGAGAACGCAAAAAGTGGGGATTGGCCCACACCAGTGAGAAAGCACCCCCATTTTGTCACAGGGTTCTCTGATGGAGTGTTTTCTGCGTCTGGATGTCTTTGTCACTGAGAGTGAGGGAGTCTGTGCTTTCATCATTTTATGTATGTGTCtttgtgtttatgtatgtgtctttatgtgtatgtgtgtgtctcctTATATATTGTAAGTGTCTGCATATTTATACCAATTTACATTGTGTACATATACAAATCAAGGTGGTGAGCTAGCAAAGTAGATTGAATGGATATTGACATGACATTTTTCTCAGATTGGAAGAAATTCCACCATCAGAACCTTGTCAAGCCAGGGATGAAGATGTTCCAGCAGAAACAAGCTTTATAGGAAAAGCAGGATTATTGTGTTTGGAACTTTTCATTTCCATCCCACATCTTCCTGCAGGTGGCCTGATAGTTTAATAATGAAAACCAAATTAGGATATGTATCAtagaaaattaactttaaattaGGCAATGTGGATTAAGGAAGACTTAGATCATtaaatcaaaaagaagaaattaagcaaGGTAAATTTTATTCACCAACAGTCTTTTCACTTAGTCAtctttaataaatgaaataagttaACAGTGTTCTCCTGTACTTAAAATATAGAAAGCTTTTTGTTAGTGTTTCTTTGAAGTGCCATGTTTAATGGAGATGAGCCattcttgtaaaatattttataactcctctttaaaataaatgcagCTATAATATATAACCCTGACCAAAATACTTCACACTATTATTTGCTTACATTGCAAATATTTGTCTTTGAAATTCCAGTTTGTAATATTTATTCTTGCTATTAGCAACTTTGCTTAATTACCCATGTTATTAATCAACACGTTCTACATTTTATAGCCCTTCCTTATACAGCCTTTAATCAAAACATAAAGGCTTCAGTCTAGgtgtcataaagaaaaaattcttagaccaaaaagtctgttttaaaataaatattactatcacaaattttacaaaataatttattccatAAATTCATATTCATTTTCAGTTAGTATTGAAATATGTATTTCAGCTTCAATTAAACATGAACATTCATGCTTAGGACTTTGCTGGTTTTAGAGACTCCGACTATTGAAGGAGCCTTCCagaaaattttttgaaatgaCTGAAAATTGATGGGGTTGGTTAAATCCCTTTCTGCTCCGTTCTTAGCCCTATACAGGTGATACTCAGTTACTGTGGAATGAAAGTACAGTCAGAGGGCAATGGGGGAGCATAGCTCCCTCTTGTGTGTGAAATCAGATGCCATCTGAAGGGAGAAGAACCcatttatatattctttcatcCAGAGCCTGATTACTCATATGCTATGTGCAGGGGATGCAAAGATGGGGAAAcaaagcccctgccctcaaggagcttagaGTCTAATGGGGAGATAGATGTTCAGACAATTACAGTGAAAACATTGCGATCACAGAGGTATATTCAAAATACAATCAGAATGTTAGGAGTGGGAATATCCAAATTGGCCTGATGCTGTCAGAGGAAACTTCACAGAAGAGGTAACACAAGCTGAGACTTGAAGGGTGAAAAGGAGTTTGCCAAGAGAGGGAAAGCattccagaaggaggaaatagcaTATACAAAGGTGTGGAGGCTTGAAAGAGCATGTCATATTTAGGGAGAGGCAGGTTGTTCAGTATGACTAGAGATTAGGCTAGACAAAAGATGAAGATGGAAGGGTAGGTGGGACCTGATCGTGAAGGACTGTATTTGTGACAGTAAGAAGATTAGATTTTACCTAGAAATCATTATGAACCAGGAAGTAAATTATTATATTTGCCTGTTATAAAAATTATTCTGGCACCAGGTAAGAGATGATGAGGCTTTGGCTTCAGCTTTACAAATTTTAGGGAATTTCAATATAGCTCTAAGGGCCATTTCCAGAAACTAGGATTTAGAGAAATAGCAATAGCAATAGAAGTTTCAGAATGCTTTCATACACATATGCTGAAGGTGCTTTTATATTCTTCACATATTTTAACTTCAAAATGACTCAGTGAGGAGggtaatacattttcttttaagttagTCATCTAGTGCAGCCCTTTAACTTGACCAGTGAGGAAAAAGGCTCAAGAGGGAAGAGTTGTTTTTATCCATTGACACAAagagaaatgacaaaaaaagttttttttaggGTATTTATTCTGGGGGAAACAGAGGCCCACAGAATTCCACAGCTAGGCAGGAGGTAAACAAGCCTGTTGCTTGGGGAGAAGCAGGTCAGGATAATTTCCAGCTTTGCTGAGTTTGTGTCAAGGAAACTATTTTGCCTTCCATGTTTAAATACAGTCTTATAAAGGCTGCAGATTAGTTTTATCCTGTCCATTCTTTCCAGGAAATAAAGTGAGGACATAAAGCACAAAGAACCCAAGGGGCATCACTCTGAGATAAAATGAGGCACTGAGAGATCAAGTGCATGTCCAGAATTCTGGGTACCACATATGTTCATTCATCAATCTtccattgaataaaatattatttatttttctttataaaacagtacaattttcatttttaaaagttccatatgaaagctttaaaagatacagaaaatcctaaataatgaaataaaaaaagcattttgaagtaaaaaaaagagagatgatgagGCTGAATTAGGATAGAGGCAGCAAGGAAGGAAATGAATGGATggtttcaagaaatatttaggaTGTACAGTGGTCCAAGGCTCTGGCTTTTTGATTGACAGGTGATGATGCcactaaagagacaaagaaaacaagataaaaagcAGGATAGAGACCGTAAATTCAGTCTGCGACCTGTTAAATCTGTGGCACTGCTGGAACATCAAAGTGGACACTGGGTAGTTGGCCTCCTAAGTTTGGAGCTCAGGTAGGAAGTCTACCTGGAGACAGATTTGAAAGCCATCAGCCGTGGAATGGATGAGATTGCCCAGGGAATCTTGAAGAGTGATGAGATGACAACCAAGACAGAATCCTGAGGAGTATCAACAtttaagagagaggaaaaagaactCTTGGTCAAGTTTTTCAGCCAAGAAAAGGCAGGAGATCCAGGAGAACATGGCATTGTGGAGGCCCAAGGAGGAAAAGTTTGAAGAAAGAGATGAAGTGGTCCACAGCACCAaaaagcacagagaggttcaAGATGGAAAGTGAAAACTGCACTTTGGATTTAACACTGAGTGACCTAGTGGAgaggctggggatggggagaagccaggttacaatTACATTGAGGTGATGATGCAGTGGAAATACCAGTATAGACCATTCTTTCAAAAATCCTGCACGTGAAAGGGAGGGAGTGGGATAGGCTGGTAGCTGGGGAAGACCCAAAAGGTTAAGGAAGGGGAtccattttctttgtttccttaagaagagagaaatttaagCATATTCTTAGGGGAAAGAGCcagcagagaaaaagaagagggatATCTGATCAGAAAGGTGATAAAGACAGGCAGGATTGGGACCCAGAGCAAGGAGGGTGGATTAACAGCATTGGAAAGAGGAGGGACACCTGTTTCTCtggatggggggggggtggtgcaAAAACTTCATGTTAAAACAGACTTAGAGATTATGTCACTTACCAAAAATACAGGATTAAAAGTTAAATGTCTGTTTGTCTCTTTGCCTGACACCATGCTACCCCCAGAGATAGCACAGGAAGGTGGCCAGCTTGAAAGAAGAGGCCCAGGCTGGGAGCTAGGGTGTATTGCAGGAGAGTCACAGCATTTAGAACTAAAAGGGACCTGGAGATCATCATATTCAACTGCAGATAAGGAAATCGAGGACCAGGGAAGCTATCGCTTGCTTGTCCAATGTTACAAAATAAGTCAGTGAAGAACTGGAACTAGACCTAGGACTGATTCAAGCCCAGGGCTCTATCCACGAAGAATTGGAGAAAAAGATAAGTGGAGTAATGAAATGTCCCTTTCTTCCCAACCTGGTAGCTTCTGTGTATTGATATTACTTTGTTCCAGGCACTATTCTTAGCACCTTACCAATCTCACTTTGTACAATGACCCTATGAGGTAGATGTTATCCCCATCTTTTAATAAAACCAAGTaggagattaagtgacttgcaaGAGGCAGAATTCCAACCCAGGGATGCTTGACTCCAAAGcttattttttttcactgtattGCTTATCAAGACACTGCATAGTCAGATTATAAATTATGGAGCCTCCTGGGAAAACTGAGACCCCAGTATAGATCACACTTAGAGAAATGAGCAAAGCTTGGGAGCATCGATTCtgagatgctttttttttccttcacattttaacatctctgaaattgggGTGTATCTTCCAAGCGGTGGTTGTCATGGTTAATTGacagcattttttctttctttgtggtacataaaataataacatgtcttgcaatttttttctgaCTTAGGTTTAATAAGATACAGTAAGTTCAGTTTTCATCTTCCCAGTATCCTGAGTGCAAAGGGAAGATGGAGGCCGAACTAGCTCTGAGATCAGGGCAGAGGCAGAGGAGAGCAAAGCCATGGTTTGAGGCCTGGGAATTTGAATAGAACAGAAAGGCCAGTGTTGATGTGTGGGGCACAAGGGCACCTGACCCCAGCCAGCACTGTGCCTGGTGGAGGGCGGGTGCTCCTTCAGTGCTTATTGAGGTGGATTCAGTTAAGCTCTGTTTCTTGGAGTTAAGCCGATTGTCAGGAGCCAGAGTGCCTGAGAAAGCTGTGCAGACCATGCAGACAGTGCCAGGTCTGGGAATCCACCTCTGATGTTGTTGTCAGATTGTATACTTAGCAGAGCCATCTGGCCTTTTTTCCTTTGGGGACTGAGGAAGGAAGCCAATCTTTTTGTAATCTGTACCATCATTAACCCTTATGCCTTCACATGGTAGTAAATACAGCTCTTTTTATGTTCTGTGATCTGTCTGCTTGTGCTGGAGGcctgaaggagagaaaagagaattataCTTCTTAAGACCTTCACAAAGGAAGCAGAGAAGCCTTGAGGGTAGTGGTGGCACTGATTTAGGGGACCTGAGGGTGAGGAAGGGACCATAGGATGACAGACACTGATTGGTAAGACACTCATTCTGTCACAGCCAGAAGTGGGGGAGACAGATGGCCAAGAGGCAGAGGAATGGCAGTAAAAGGGGAGTCGGGCAAGGTCCGGAATAGCGGGGCCAGGTCCGTTCTATTCTCTGCTGTATCTCCAGCACCAAGATGGGTGCCAGGTACACAGAGGACACTCAATCAATACCAATTGTTGTTGTGCAGCATCGCCCGCCCCCACCAAAATGGCTGCTTCCGGACACACATTCCCCTTCTACGCTGGCCCGAAGCCAACCTTCCCAATGGACACCACCTCGGCCATCATCATCACTGTCTTTCTGACTGCACTGGTCACCTTCATCGTCATCCTGCCCGGCATTCGGGGCAAGATGGTGAGAAATGAACCCAGCCCTGGACAGACCTTGGCCTTGGGGTGGGGGCATCCAGTCTCCCTGACTACAACCAGACTCAGGAAAGAGTCTGAGAAAGTGTCGCACCCCCAGCAGTGAGCACCACCCCCTACCCCATCATTGATTTAACAGATAATTATTGAGCACCTCTAATGTGCCAGACACTCTGATCTCAATTGATCAAGTGATCTCAATTTTAGAGACCCTCCTCCCCGCGGTTTGGAAAGAGGATGGGTGGACTTGGAGGGTGGGTGTTCCTTACTAAACCCACCCCCCCTGTGACTCAGAGGCTGTTCTGGCTGCTGCGGGTAGTGACCAGCTTATTCATCGGGGCTGTGATCCTGGGTGAGTGTGAAGCACGGCTGACTTGGGCAGCCGCCTCCCTCCAGTCTGCTTCCCCAGcctgcctctcctctcctcccggACTCTGGTTCCCCACAGCAGACCCTGCCCACGGGCCTGCCTCATCCCTCACCCTTACCCTTGCCCTGAGGGGTGCAAGGTCCTGGGGAAACCATGCTGGATCCATCTCCCCAAACTTCCTAATGATTTTATTCATGTGAAAGCCTGTCAAAAGGAATGTCTGTAGCGAGTGGGCTTCTGGAGGCAGGAGCCAAGGAAATGGGGGAGGGCTGCTTGCTTTGCTTTGATGACCAGTCACATGGGAGACATGGAAGGTCtctatgttatggtttgttattTTAATGCTTCTTCTCCCAGCTGCCTGAGTGGCTCTCCctaaatgggggaaggagggagggaagggacaaGTGGCGTGTGACCAAGGGAAATCTTGGATGCTGACCCATTTATTCAGGCCACACATATTGTTTCAGACTTACCATGAGCCAGACCCTGGGCTAGTTAATGGGTATACGATTATGAGTAAAACAGACATGGACCCCTTCTGACTAAACCAGTAATGTCCAAAGCTCCCCCCGCCCCCTGAGTTTCCATATATCCAACTCCCCAACCCCAGCCGCGAATTTCAGTTCTGAGTGGTCTGTGGGCCAGGTCAGCACCAACACATCATACAAGGCCTTCAGTTCAGAGTGGATCAGTGCCGACGTTGGGCTGCAGGTCGGGCTGGGAGGAGTCAACGTCACACTCACAGGTGAGGAAGGGTCCTTACCTGTGAGGGAGGGGAAGGCTTTGTTCTGTGTCTTTGGGATCTATGTTTGGGGTGGCCCAAAGAGCTACAGGATGCCTGGCACTGGGGCTAGAAGGATGGTTGGGTGTAGgggggatggaaggaagaaaatgtaaGAGGCCCTGGAAGCTGCCTTCTCTCAGCTGAGCACAGCCCCTATCACTCTGCCTAGTGTGGGTGAGTCCCTAGCTAGGCGAGCCACACCCTGGCCCTTGAGTCCCTGCTGAGCACAGCTGCCCCATTCCCTAGGGACTCCAGTGAAACAGCTGAATGAAACCATCAATTACAATGAGGAGTTCACCTGGCACCTGGGCAAGAACTATGCAGAGGAGTTTACAAAGGCACTGGAGAAGGGGCTGCCGGACCCTGTGCTCTACCTGGCCGAGAAGTTCACCCCGAGCAGCCCATGTGGCCTGTACCGCCAGTACCGCCTGGCAGGATACTACACCTCAGCCATGCTTTGGTGAGGATGGGAAGGGGCTGGGATGGAGGCCCTACTGGCCTAGACCCAGGAGTGGGGTTTCTGCCCATCCCTCCTCCACTTATGTGGACACCCTGGTAGGATGGGCTGGCACCAGTCACCACAGAGCTTAGTTAGGAAGCCCATGGGCAGGAATCCCTACCTTCTTATTTTGGGGGCTTCCTTGGGTCCCTGAGCCTCCACCCGGGCCCCTCCAGCTCTGCCGGCAGGTAGAGGTGCATGGGCCAGCCCTCACCAGGTCCTGGCTCTCCAGGGTGGCATTCCTCTGCTGGCTGCTGGCCAACGTGATGCTGTCCATGCCTGTGCTGGTCTACGGCAGCCACATGCTGCTGGCCACGGGCATCTTCCAGCTGTTGGCCCTGCTCTTCTTCTCCACCGCCACTGCACTCACCCCACCCTGTACCCTGCACCTGGGCCCTGTAACACTGCACACTCACCCTGGGCCTGCCTTCTGGATCACATTGACCACAGGTGAGGCCCAGTCCTGAAGACAGGCACTGAAGGGCTCAGTGCCAGGGAAGGAGACCCAGGGACTGTCATGTTGGTGGGGTTAAGGGACTGCCTCTGGGGGCCAGGGTTGCCTTTCTCTTCTTTAAAGCCCCCAACCCTCTTACACCCATCATCCCCTGGTTTTCTTTCCTCAATTCtactttccctcctcccccttaTATGCTCACTTCCCTGTaacttctctgtctcctctccctcacccccccACAACTCTCTCTTCACCCAGCTCCTTCCTAAATCTGCCCCCATATCCTCACCTACCTCCCCCAAACATCCTTCTCTGTCCCCCATTCTCTGTCCCTGCCTCTCATAGCCTTAAATTGTCTTGCAGTTTTATTCTCCTTTCCTGTCTCTTTGTGTCTGGACCCTCATGCCCTTCCCCATGCCTCCTCCTCCGTGCCCTGCTGCTCCCCCAGGGTTCCTCTGTTGTCAGAATTTACTCTCTCTCTGCTTGGATGTGATTGAAAACACCCTGGGCTTGGAGTCCGGAAACTCAGAACAACAGAGCCACACTGCTCATGTGACCCAAAGCCACCAGTAACCTCTTGGAGCCTGAGTTGTCCTGAAACACAGACTCTAGGCCTCCCTTAGAATTGTTCTGATGCTCCTAGAAGATGTCCTTGGGAGGGTGTCATGTCACTAGCACTAAGGTGGGACACCTGTTGCCCTTGTCCCCAGGACTACTGTGTGTGCTGCTGGGCCTGGCCATGGCGGTGGCCCACAAGACACAGCCCCAGAGGCTGAAGGCTTTCTTCAACCAGAGTGCTGTAGAGGATCCCATGCTGGACTGGGGTCCCGAGGAAGGGGGGTTCCTGAGCCCCCGCTACCGATCCATGGCTGAGAGTTCCGAGTGCCAGGACATTGCTCTTTCAGAGGCTTCCTCCGAGGCATGCTGTAAGGAGGAGTGCCCCAGTGAGCCTGACTGTGCCTTATAATATTTCTCCCTCCACTGGCCACCTGGACTTCTAATTCAGCTCTAGACCTCATTGGAGCCCCACAAAACCATCAGAGCCACCCTCAGAGCGGCTTGTATCAGGCCTCCAGCTCCAATCTGTAGGTGGAGTAGAGAAAGGAGGCTCtagccatttattttttttaaccctaAGGTGCTATACAGACTTTCAGCCTGCACATAAGCCTTGCAGCCATGACCAGGAGGGGGCTGCCCCTGGTTCTCACCTAGAGAACCTGTCTTTCCTTGAAGCTTTGACTCTTCAAGGTGCCCTTGACATTCTTTGAAACCCAATCTCACTCTCTTAATAACGTGAGTTAATAGTGTGATTATCCTTTGGTCCCTCATCCCTCTGcacttcttgttttccttttgttcttcctTTACTTCCCCGACTTTTGTGACCTCTTGGTACAATGAAAGACAGCACTGGGAGGGAGAGGAGACCAAACTTCTTATCCCACGTTGAACATTAACTAGCGGTGCCACATTCCCTTTGAGCTTCAATTCCCAAATTCACCAAATGCGATCGTATGAGTTGCCAAGGACCTTAAAAATTCCAggacttatatttatatttttatgctttgCTGACATCTGCCTAGGCCTTTGGACACCATCCCCAACAGGAGTCAGGAATGGAGAGTTGGTGAATAAACTCTGAAATGCTATGCCTCTCCAGCCTACTCAGCTGGGCCAGCACAGGGGGATTCTGGTGGGAGAGGACATGCCTCTTACTCCCACCTCGGGGGCGGCTCAGGAAGATGAGCAGGGTCAGTTTCCCACCGGCCTCACTAGAGGGCGCCCCTCTCCTGGAGCCTTTCCTAGATTCTTCTGGGTTCTCCTCCCTGAGAAAATCTGGTTTTGCAGCAAGGCTGAGGAAGAAAATGTACCAGGCTGTCTCCAGGCCAGTGAAGCCTCCCCAAGAGCCTGGAGAAACCatgagaattaatttttaaatgttttgaaaaatcaaaaggaaaacagtTTATTTACAGCTCACACTGGGAAACTTTCCCAGGTGCACGGGGGCGTATCCTGGGACGGGGGCTGCCTGCCGTTCCCTCAGGCTCCGCAGCGCAGGGTCCCTCCGGCAGTTCTCTGGGCCCAGGCCCCGCGGGCACTGCCTCCTGGTCTGCGACGGTCCCCAAGTGGTGTAGGAGTCGGGGTTGGGTCCCCTTCACAGGCAAGTGCTGATATTTAAGTCCAGGGCTCCTGACTGCTTGTGCAGAGAGTTGCTGAGGACAAGAAGAGAGCCCCTTCTCGTCTGACCCGGGCAGCCCTTGACGTTTTGGTCCAAGAATGTGCGAAGAACGCTGGGCCGTGCACGGTGGAGACTCACCAGGGCTCCTCCGAGAATTAGGCACAGGATGGCTGCGGCGGCGCGGACCGAAGGAAAGAGGTTCTGGTCAGGGCTTCAGGCCTGAACTCAGCGTTCCCTCCCCCCATCTTTTGGCGCCCAGCCCTCGCGTTTCCTCCCCCGACACCCACGCTCACAGGCGCTGGAAAGATCTCTAATGTGGGTTACATGATGCACCGGTTCGTGCATTACCTGGGGCAAGATACCGAACCCTTCTGAACCccctctcctcatctgtaaaatgggcatattgACATAACAGTGCCTGCCTCTATGTACTACTGAGAGGGGCAAATTAGACAATAGATGCGAACGCATTTCGTAAACTGGAAAGCGCGCTCGGGTTTGAATCCTGTCCCCACTCCCATTCTCATCCCTACCCCTCCCGGGCCCGGCCCCTGGTCCGCGCCGCGGTCCTCACCAGTGGCCAGTGTGACCCAAAAGGCGGCGCCGTAGTGAGTGATGAGTGCAGCGGATCCGAGGCGGAGCGGGCAGAGTGGCACGCTAGAGATGGAGATGAAAGCCAAGACCGTGATGAGGGCTGAGGCGCCGGTGGTCAGGAGCGCCAGGCCTCCGTAGAGCGGGACCGGCATGGAGAGCAGCGCGTtggagaggagccagaagcagaacGCCACCCTGTGAGGGGACCCGCAGCGCTGTGAGCCGGGAGGATGCGCTCTGGACCCAGCCAAGGGGACCTGGGAGGGAAGAGACTACTCCGGGTCTGAAGCTGGACTTTCCTGCACCTGCCTCATTGAACTAGAGCCCAGAGCTGTTCCTCCAGAGCGCAAGCCACCAAGGGACTGCGGAAGGCAGGTCTCTAATTAACACGCAGATTCTCCCAGCCCACCGCAGTTCCTACAGCCTCGCTCCCCTGTATCCCTAGCCCAGAACGAAAGCCCGGCGATGGGCTGGCGGATGCCAGGGCGCAAGGGGATCCCCAGACGAGAAGCAGGCTCCCAAGCTCTAGACGATTGCTGGGTCTTTCCAGATTCCGAAGGTCTATGTGTACATCGTGACTTTCTGACCCCCTCGAGGCGATACTTCTCACCCGCTGGGCGTCGGGATGTAACTAGAGCGAGCCTCAGAAGGTCCCAGCCCTCTCCTCACACACAGCCCCTCAGCCCCCTTCCactgcgcgcgcgcgcgcacacacacacacacacacacacacacaaacacacacacacacacacacacacacacacacacggcctCCCCTCCAGCTCTCACCACAGCATAGCAGAAGCGTATTGTCCTGCCCGCAGGTATTGGCGATGCAGCCCGCAGGGGCTGCTGGGGGTAAACTTCTCCGCCAGGTAGAGCACGGGATCTGGCAGTCCCTTCTCCAGTGCCTCCGTGTACTTTTC
The Choloepus didactylus isolate mChoDid1 chromosome 4, mChoDid1.pri, whole genome shotgun sequence DNA segment above includes these coding regions:
- the DUOXA1 gene encoding dual oxidase maturation factor 1; the encoded protein is MAASGHTFPFYAGPKPTFPMDTTSAIIITVFLTALVTFIVILPGIRGKMRLFWLLRVVTSLFIGAVILAANFSSEWSVGQVSTNTSYKAFSSEWISADVGLQVGLGGVNVTLTGTPVKQLNETINYNEEFTWHLGKNYAEEFTKALEKGLPDPVLYLAEKFTPSSPCGLYRQYRLAGYYTSAMLWVAFLCWLLANVMLSMPVLVYGSHMLLATGIFQLLALLFFSTATALTPPCTLHLGPVTLHTHPGPAFWITLTTGLLCVLLGLAMAVAHKTQPQRLKAFFNQSAVEDPMLDWGPEEGGFLSPRYRSMAESSECQDIALSEASSEACCKEECPSEPDCAL
- the DUOXA2 gene encoding dual oxidase maturation factor 2 isoform X1 is translated as MTLWDGVLPFYPRPRHAAGFSVPLLIVIVVFLALATSFLLILPGIRGRSRWFWLVRILLSFFIGTEIVAVNFSAEWLVGRVCTNTSYKAFSSARVQAQVGLQVGLDGINITLTGTPMQQLNETIDYNERFSWRLGENYAEKYTEALEKGLPDPVLYLAEKFTPSSPCGLHRQYLRAGQYASAMLWVAFCFWLLSNALLSMPVPLYGGLALLTTGASALITVLAFISISSVPLCPLRLGSAALITHYGAAFWVTLATAILCLILGGALVSLHRARPSVLRTFLDQNVKGCPGQTRRGSLLVLSNSLHKQSGALDLNISTCL
- the DUOXA2 gene encoding dual oxidase maturation factor 2 isoform X2, with product MTLWDGVLPFYPRPRHAAGFSVPLLIVIVVFLALATSFLLILPGIRGRSRWFWLVRILLSFFIGTEIVAVNFSAEWLVGRVCTNTSYKAFSSARVQAQVGLQVGLDGINITLTGTPMQQLNETIDYNERFSWRLGENYAEKYTEALEKGLPDPVLYLAEKFTPSSPCGLHRQYLRAGQYASAMLCVPLCPLRLGSAALITHYGAAFWVTLATAILCLILGGALVSLHRARPSVLRTFLDQNVKGCPGQTRRGSLLVLSNSLHKQSGALDLNISTCL